The Georgenia faecalis genome includes a window with the following:
- a CDS encoding multicopper oxidase domain-containing protein, whose amino-acid sequence MTSTTRPQNDGGLSRRAVLAGATTAMFVPATAAALGTSAVAVSPSTASRPSAAVPAGTTHRITMYVEELGGGQVGYGLEPGAATIPGPVLEMYEGDTMEITLVNTTDRDVSIHPHGVLYDTASDGSPFNASYNGPGETRTYTWRTTGERSMGRWSRPGTAGYWHYHDHAMGTPHGTGGLAAGLYGALIVRRRGDVLPDRQFTCVFNGMLINNQSAPHTPMFEARLGETVEFICIGHGDMFHTFHLHAHRWANNRTGYLEGPRDPSQIIDTRDLNPGDSFGFQVVAGEDVGPGAWMYHCHVQFHSDGGMAGIFLVRNADGSMPDGAQESIDWFHEHEGGH is encoded by the coding sequence ATGACCAGCACCACCCGGCCCCAGAACGACGGGGGGCTCTCGCGCCGCGCTGTCCTCGCGGGCGCCACCACTGCCATGTTCGTCCCGGCGACGGCCGCCGCCCTCGGGACGTCCGCCGTCGCCGTGTCGCCGTCCACGGCCAGCCGCCCCAGCGCCGCGGTGCCGGCGGGCACGACGCACCGCATCACCATGTACGTCGAGGAGCTCGGCGGCGGGCAGGTGGGCTACGGCCTCGAGCCGGGCGCCGCGACGATCCCGGGTCCCGTCCTCGAGATGTACGAGGGCGACACCATGGAGATCACGCTCGTCAACACCACCGACCGGGATGTCTCCATCCACCCGCACGGCGTGCTCTACGACACCGCCTCCGACGGCTCCCCGTTCAACGCCTCCTACAACGGGCCCGGCGAGACGCGCACGTACACCTGGCGGACCACCGGCGAGCGGTCCATGGGCCGGTGGAGCCGTCCGGGCACCGCGGGGTACTGGCACTACCACGACCACGCCATGGGCACCCCGCACGGAACGGGTGGCCTGGCTGCCGGGCTCTACGGCGCGCTCATCGTGCGCCGGCGGGGCGACGTCCTGCCCGACCGGCAGTTCACCTGCGTCTTCAACGGGATGCTCATCAACAACCAGTCCGCGCCGCACACCCCGATGTTCGAGGCGCGGCTCGGCGAGACCGTGGAGTTCATCTGCATCGGCCACGGGGACATGTTCCACACGTTCCACCTGCACGCGCACCGCTGGGCGAACAACCGGACGGGCTACCTCGAGGGCCCGCGCGACCCGAGCCAGATCATCGACACCCGCGACCTCAACCCCGGGGACTCCTTCGGCTTCCAGGTGGTGGCCGGCGAGGACGTGGGTCCCGGCGCGTGGATGTACCACTGCCACGTCCAGTTCCACTCCGACGGCGGGATGGCCGGCATCTTCCTCGTCCGGAACGCGGACGGCAGCATGCCCGACGGCGCCCAGGAGTCGATCGACTGGTTCCACGAGCACGAAGGAGGGCACTGA
- a CDS encoding ThuA domain-containing protein, whose translation MTAAPALALPGSADAAATAGTAAKRPAGPAPAADGQAGDVNVLVFHGDPQAQDDPVEEAARTITELGEDGGFEVTVSTDPGDFTEETLDLYRGVVFLSAEGSALDAAQEAALQDFIHDGGGFLGVRDAVAAQVDSQWFTGLLGARPAGIRPTPEEVASISATAENPPNEVAANLIDDDEGTKWLAFEPTATLTVELAEPAVITSYVMTSANDAAGRDPQAWTLRGSTDGETWVDLDTRSDDFPQRFQRKAYEIENTEAYQYFQLDITENAGDDLTQLADWLLFTDASANPPPVEIPAEEATVNVVDRQHVANEGLPLNWTRSDKWLNWETNPIGEVHTVAQVQEWDYNAGPTANGPFHPISWCRDYDGGRSFYTGMGGTPESYDEDGFRSHLLGAIQWSSGIVRGDCQATIGANYEIERLTTPNAPGELDQIGEPHGLVAADDGTIFYVGRGACATGPIPSWDDPNVGLGCGTIHQWDPDTGEATLLTVLDVFGNRGSGGELVKTEEGLFGIEPDPNFAENSWLYVYWMPYESIDTENRVGMRTVSRFTYDRENLTIDQDTRVDLLEWETQIHSCCHAGGGMGFDDDGNLYVATGDNNSSQGSDGYSGNNWTQEYAGISFQDARRTSGNTNDLNGKILRIHPEEDGTYTVPEDNLFTGDEGNGEQARPEIYVMGVRNPSRIQIDPDTDWLTAAWVGPDAFGPNPELGPAKYETATIITSAGNQGWPYCMGNRQPYRDRSNTDASVLTDWYDCDDLQNTSPRNTGLVDIPDARDNMIWYSPGGGGPVFPRDEAGIPSYVEDEVTYTQPYLRGGGQAVMSGPTYRTSQVSPDSDVAWPEYWEGKWLIGDQSNSNNRVAITADPEGVDEQAPPAFAEDLRHIIRAGGGSNQLQSWMDADFGPDGALYLLDYGSGFFTLHENQKLIRIAYTGGPATPAPTAQAASVQSSPLTVQFTGSRSGGVAWEWDFGDGTTSTEADPRHTYDRVDEYTATLTVTYADGTVETVETPVAIECAVPDVRETVWVGEVDSGVANQDLGGCTIADLINDEGEWDNHGAFIRHVNALVRQLRDDGVLTGRDGGRLSNAAAASAVGRPGETGYRWLFDGTPESLDGWRQAPGGTFELLPGGSLLSRGGLGMLWYEEEEFTDFSLKLQFRDVSTGDTFANSGVFVRFPDPTAAEQPECGQGQSEAWVAISCGHEIQIYDGPSGEPQKTGSVYNFDPVGLDGAGATERGVWNDYEIRVVGQQYTILRNGVVINEWENAPGQESSRAGDPPTDLRQFVSGFIGLQNHGTNDLMEFRNVRVRDLS comes from the coding sequence ATGACCGCGGCACCGGCGCTCGCCCTGCCCGGCAGCGCAGACGCCGCGGCGACCGCGGGCACCGCCGCCAAGCGCCCCGCCGGTCCCGCCCCGGCCGCGGACGGGCAGGCGGGGGACGTCAACGTGCTCGTCTTCCACGGCGACCCGCAGGCCCAGGACGACCCGGTCGAGGAGGCCGCCCGCACCATCACCGAGCTCGGCGAGGACGGTGGCTTCGAGGTGACGGTCTCCACGGACCCCGGCGACTTCACCGAGGAGACCCTCGACCTCTACCGCGGGGTGGTCTTCCTCTCCGCCGAGGGCAGCGCCTTGGACGCGGCCCAGGAGGCCGCGCTGCAGGACTTCATCCACGACGGCGGCGGCTTCCTCGGGGTCCGTGACGCCGTCGCGGCCCAGGTGGACTCGCAGTGGTTCACCGGTCTCCTCGGGGCCCGGCCCGCCGGTATCCGCCCGACCCCGGAGGAGGTCGCCAGCATCTCGGCGACCGCCGAGAACCCGCCCAACGAGGTCGCGGCCAACCTCATCGACGACGACGAGGGCACCAAGTGGCTCGCGTTCGAGCCCACCGCGACCCTCACCGTGGAGCTCGCGGAGCCGGCCGTCATCACGAGCTACGTGATGACCTCGGCCAACGACGCCGCCGGCCGCGACCCTCAGGCGTGGACGCTGCGCGGGTCCACCGACGGCGAGACGTGGGTGGACCTCGACACCCGCAGCGACGACTTCCCCCAGCGCTTCCAGCGCAAGGCCTACGAGATCGAGAACACCGAGGCGTACCAGTACTTCCAGCTCGACATCACCGAGAACGCCGGTGACGATCTCACCCAGCTCGCGGACTGGCTGCTGTTCACCGACGCGTCGGCCAACCCTCCCCCGGTGGAGATCCCGGCCGAGGAGGCGACCGTCAACGTCGTCGACCGCCAGCACGTGGCCAACGAGGGCCTGCCGCTCAACTGGACGCGCTCCGACAAGTGGCTCAACTGGGAGACCAACCCGATCGGCGAGGTCCACACCGTCGCCCAGGTCCAGGAGTGGGACTACAACGCCGGCCCCACCGCCAACGGCCCGTTCCACCCCATCTCCTGGTGCCGTGACTACGACGGCGGACGCTCCTTCTACACCGGCATGGGCGGCACCCCGGAGAGCTACGACGAGGACGGCTTCCGCAGCCACCTGCTCGGTGCCATCCAGTGGTCCAGCGGCATCGTGCGCGGTGACTGCCAGGCCACCATCGGTGCGAACTACGAGATCGAGCGCCTGACGACGCCGAACGCACCGGGCGAGCTCGACCAGATCGGTGAGCCTCACGGCCTGGTCGCCGCCGACGACGGCACGATCTTCTACGTCGGCCGCGGCGCCTGCGCCACCGGCCCGATCCCGTCGTGGGACGACCCGAACGTCGGGCTTGGCTGCGGCACCATCCACCAGTGGGACCCGGACACCGGTGAGGCCACGCTGCTCACCGTGCTCGACGTGTTCGGCAACCGCGGCAGCGGTGGCGAGCTCGTCAAGACCGAGGAGGGCCTGTTCGGCATCGAGCCCGACCCGAACTTCGCCGAGAACAGCTGGCTCTACGTCTACTGGATGCCCTACGAGTCCATCGACACCGAGAACCGGGTGGGGATGCGGACCGTCTCGAGGTTCACCTACGACCGGGAGAACCTCACCATCGACCAGGACACCCGCGTGGACCTCCTCGAGTGGGAGACCCAGATCCACAGCTGCTGCCACGCCGGCGGCGGCATGGGCTTCGACGACGACGGCAACCTGTACGTCGCCACCGGTGACAACAACTCCTCCCAGGGCTCGGACGGCTACTCCGGGAACAACTGGACCCAGGAGTACGCCGGGATCTCGTTCCAGGACGCGCGCCGCACCTCGGGCAACACCAACGACCTCAACGGGAAGATCCTGCGGATCCACCCCGAGGAGGACGGTACGTACACGGTCCCCGAGGACAACCTCTTCACCGGCGACGAGGGGAACGGCGAGCAGGCCCGCCCGGAGATCTACGTCATGGGCGTGCGCAACCCCTCGCGCATCCAGATCGACCCGGACACCGACTGGCTGACCGCGGCCTGGGTGGGCCCGGACGCCTTCGGACCGAACCCCGAGCTGGGCCCGGCCAAGTACGAGACGGCGACCATCATCACCTCGGCCGGGAACCAGGGCTGGCCGTACTGCATGGGCAACCGGCAGCCGTACCGGGACCGCAGCAACACCGACGCCAGCGTCCTCACCGACTGGTACGACTGCGACGACCTGCAGAACACGTCACCGCGCAACACCGGCCTCGTGGACATCCCCGACGCCCGGGACAACATGATCTGGTACTCCCCCGGCGGCGGCGGCCCGGTCTTCCCGCGGGACGAGGCCGGCATCCCCAGCTACGTCGAGGACGAGGTCACCTACACCCAGCCGTACCTGCGGGGCGGCGGTCAGGCCGTCATGTCCGGCCCGACCTACCGCACCTCGCAGGTCTCGCCGGACAGCGACGTCGCCTGGCCGGAGTACTGGGAGGGCAAGTGGCTCATCGGTGACCAGTCGAACTCCAACAACCGGGTGGCGATCACCGCCGACCCGGAGGGCGTCGACGAGCAGGCGCCCCCGGCGTTCGCCGAGGACCTGCGCCACATCATCCGGGCCGGCGGCGGCAGCAACCAGCTGCAGAGCTGGATGGACGCCGACTTCGGCCCCGACGGCGCGCTGTACCTCCTCGACTACGGCAGCGGCTTCTTCACCCTGCACGAGAACCAGAAGCTCATCCGCATCGCCTACACCGGCGGTCCGGCCACCCCGGCGCCGACGGCGCAGGCGGCGAGCGTGCAGAGCAGCCCGCTGACGGTGCAGTTCACCGGCTCGCGCTCCGGTGGCGTGGCCTGGGAGTGGGACTTCGGCGACGGCACCACGTCGACCGAGGCCGACCCGCGGCACACCTACGACCGGGTCGACGAGTACACCGCCACGCTGACGGTCACCTACGCCGACGGCACGGTGGAGACGGTCGAGACGCCCGTCGCCATCGAGTGCGCCGTGCCCGACGTCCGCGAGACGGTGTGGGTCGGTGAGGTGGACTCCGGCGTGGCCAACCAGGACCTCGGGGGGTGCACCATCGCCGACCTCATCAACGACGAGGGCGAGTGGGACAACCACGGCGCGTTCATCCGGCACGTCAACGCGCTGGTCCGCCAGCTGCGCGACGACGGCGTCCTCACCGGCCGCGACGGTGGCCGGCTGAGCAACGCGGCCGCGGCGTCCGCCGTCGGGCGGCCCGGCGAGACCGGCTACCGGTGGCTGTTCGACGGGACGCCTGAGTCCCTCGACGGCTGGCGGCAGGCCCCGGGCGGGACCTTCGAGCTGCTCCCGGGCGGCTCGCTGCTCAGCCGCGGAGGCCTGGGCATGCTGTGGTACGAGGAGGAGGAGTTCACCGACTTCTCGCTCAAGCTGCAGTTCCGGGACGTCTCCACCGGCGACACCTTCGCCAACAGCGGGGTGTTCGTGCGCTTCCCGGACCCCACCGCCGCGGAGCAGCCGGAGTGCGGCCAGGGCCAGTCCGAGGCGTGGGTGGCGATCTCCTGCGGTCACGAGATCCAGATCTACGACGGTCCGTCCGGTGAGCCCCAGAAGACGGGGTCGGTCTACAACTTCGACCCCGTCGGCCTCGACGGGGCCGGGGCGACCGAGCGTGGCGTGTGGAACGACTACGAGATCCGCGTCGTCGGCCAGCAGTACACGATCCTGCGCAACGGCGTGGTCATCAACGAGTGGGAGAACGCGCCGGGCCAGGAGTCCTCGCGTGCGGGCGACCCGCCCACGGACCTGCGGCAGTTCGTCAGCGGGTTCATCGGCCTGCAGAACCACGGCACCAACGACCTCATGGAGTTCCGCAACGTCCGCGTGCGGGACCTGTCCTAG
- a CDS encoding AAA family ATPase: MRVHRLTLQAIGPFPGRHEIDVDRLSAGGLFLLEGPTGAGKSTIIDAVVFALYGSVASSETSEDRLPSAHAPADAEPFVELTFSTGAGIHRVRRSPKYARPKRRGDGVTTQNATAKLWRLAAVDDAAGEPMAATTQEVGTEIGRIVGLDRSQFTQTVVLPQGQFAAFLRAKPEQRRAVLQDVFGTEVYERVQHQLAAMAKEARSELGRAAEDIRAAASGFVVAAELDEDRTARLEAAARDLAAEALTEEVERACAEADQRAASATAAEEAAREAERSAQRRLDTERDLAVRLARRGALLAEQHALAERTSDVEVAERRLASAQRAAGTTSALRAQADAGARAADAAQALALRLAEVAAGEHADLATLVPVDPEQAERDHLVRVRAAAHDAAAERGALSDVLDLEAGLPARAARLAADREACGAEATVLAARAADLAQRPAERAALHARAATTRAAAAERSGARAAHARTEEVLLAARAWEDRQRAHGSARERLARAALAARKAQQAEHETRMRWIAGLAGELATQLEEGEACPVCGSAEHPEPARPTAAHASAEEVEATTAARVAAEEVLSAANATDAALAAEVTALAAAAGGRDVPAATADRDRAATALATAEQASRDLDVLEREIAGFDARTAALEAALAGDRTEVAAREAGLAAEAAQLARDTEHCRRARGEAASVAARAADLARRVAAAHRLAEALEEHLEAARSATAASEALARTLAERDFADAATARAALLDDVTAHRLSREITDHRAALGRVAAGLAEAPIASLTGEESADVPAATLTHRAAQEHLTAATRQAVEARGCAQRSASARAVLTAGLGAHAARARAAAPVLRMAALATAAEGNASSMTLATFVLLRRFEDVVAAANERLGAMSDGRYSLERIDEREGGQRSRKAGLGLAVRDHVTERARDPHTLSGGETFYVSLSLALGLADVVTSEAGGIALDTLFVDEGFGSLDPQTLDDVMGELSRLQAGGRAVGIVSHVTELKSRIAERIEVRRLPGGASTLTVRC; encoded by the coding sequence CCATCGGGCCGTTCCCCGGCCGGCACGAGATCGACGTCGACCGGCTCTCTGCGGGCGGCCTGTTCCTCCTCGAGGGCCCCACCGGCGCCGGCAAGTCGACGATCATCGACGCCGTCGTCTTTGCGCTCTACGGCTCGGTCGCCTCGAGCGAGACGAGCGAGGACCGGCTGCCCTCCGCCCATGCTCCCGCGGACGCCGAGCCCTTCGTCGAGCTCACCTTCTCCACCGGCGCCGGCATCCACCGCGTGCGCCGGTCACCCAAGTACGCCCGGCCCAAGCGCCGGGGCGACGGCGTGACCACCCAGAACGCGACCGCCAAGCTCTGGCGGCTCGCCGCGGTGGACGACGCCGCGGGCGAGCCGATGGCAGCGACGACCCAGGAGGTGGGCACGGAGATCGGGCGCATCGTCGGGCTGGACCGGTCCCAGTTCACCCAGACGGTCGTCCTGCCGCAGGGGCAGTTCGCCGCGTTCCTGCGCGCCAAGCCGGAGCAGCGCCGGGCGGTGCTGCAGGACGTCTTCGGCACCGAGGTGTACGAGCGCGTGCAGCACCAGCTCGCCGCCATGGCCAAGGAGGCGAGGTCCGAGCTGGGCCGCGCGGCGGAGGACATCCGCGCTGCGGCGTCCGGGTTCGTCGTGGCGGCCGAGCTCGACGAGGACCGCACGGCCCGCCTCGAGGCGGCCGCCCGCGACCTCGCGGCGGAGGCCCTCACCGAGGAGGTCGAGCGCGCGTGCGCGGAGGCGGACCAGCGTGCCGCGAGCGCGACGGCCGCGGAGGAGGCCGCCCGGGAGGCCGAGCGGTCGGCGCAGCGGCGGCTCGACACCGAGCGCGACCTCGCCGTCCGGCTCGCGCGGCGCGGGGCGCTCCTCGCCGAGCAGCACGCCCTCGCCGAGCGCACGAGTGACGTGGAGGTGGCCGAGCGCCGCCTGGCGAGCGCGCAACGCGCGGCGGGGACCACCTCGGCGCTGCGCGCGCAGGCCGACGCCGGCGCCCGCGCCGCGGACGCCGCCCAGGCCCTCGCGCTCCGCCTGGCCGAGGTGGCCGCGGGCGAGCACGCCGACCTCGCGACGCTCGTCCCGGTCGACCCGGAGCAGGCGGAGCGCGACCACCTCGTGCGCGTGCGGGCGGCCGCCCACGACGCCGCCGCGGAACGGGGGGCGCTCAGCGACGTCCTCGACCTGGAGGCCGGTCTGCCGGCCCGCGCGGCCCGGCTGGCCGCCGACCGGGAGGCGTGCGGGGCCGAGGCGACGGTGCTGGCGGCGCGGGCCGCCGACCTCGCCCAGCGCCCCGCCGAGCGCGCCGCCCTGCACGCGCGCGCCGCGACCACCCGGGCCGCGGCGGCGGAGCGCTCGGGCGCGCGCGCCGCGCACGCCCGGACCGAGGAGGTGCTCCTCGCCGCCCGCGCCTGGGAGGATCGCCAGCGCGCGCACGGGAGCGCCCGGGAGCGGCTCGCCCGCGCGGCCCTCGCGGCGCGCAAGGCGCAGCAGGCCGAGCACGAGACCCGGATGCGCTGGATCGCCGGCCTGGCCGGGGAGCTGGCCACCCAGCTCGAGGAGGGCGAGGCGTGCCCGGTGTGCGGGTCCGCCGAGCACCCCGAGCCCGCCCGGCCCACCGCGGCCCACGCCAGCGCCGAGGAGGTCGAGGCCACCACGGCCGCGCGCGTCGCCGCCGAGGAGGTCCTCTCCGCGGCCAATGCCACCGACGCCGCGCTCGCCGCCGAGGTGACCGCGCTCGCTGCGGCGGCCGGGGGGCGGGACGTCCCCGCGGCCACGGCCGACCGGGACCGCGCCGCGACCGCCCTCGCCACCGCCGAGCAGGCGTCCCGCGACCTCGACGTGCTCGAGCGGGAGATCGCCGGGTTCGACGCCCGCACCGCCGCGCTCGAGGCGGCCCTGGCCGGGGACCGGACCGAGGTCGCCGCCCGGGAGGCCGGCCTGGCCGCCGAGGCCGCGCAGCTGGCCCGGGACACCGAGCACTGCCGGCGCGCCCGGGGTGAGGCGGCGTCGGTCGCCGCCCGGGCCGCGGACCTGGCCCGCCGCGTCGCGGCCGCCCACCGGCTGGCCGAGGCCCTCGAGGAGCACCTCGAGGCGGCCCGTTCCGCCACGGCGGCGTCCGAGGCCCTCGCCCGCACGCTCGCCGAGCGTGACTTCGCCGACGCGGCCACGGCGCGTGCCGCGCTGCTCGACGACGTCACCGCCCACCGGCTCAGCCGCGAGATCACCGACCACCGCGCCGCGCTCGGGCGCGTGGCCGCCGGCCTCGCGGAGGCGCCGATCGCGTCGCTCACCGGCGAGGAGTCGGCGGACGTGCCGGCGGCCACGCTGACCCACCGCGCCGCCCAGGAGCACCTCACCGCCGCCACCCGGCAGGCCGTCGAGGCGCGCGGGTGCGCCCAGCGGTCGGCATCCGCCCGCGCCGTCCTCACCGCGGGCCTGGGCGCCCACGCCGCCCGCGCCCGCGCCGCCGCACCGGTGCTGCGCATGGCGGCCCTGGCCACGGCGGCCGAGGGCAACGCCAGCTCGATGACCCTGGCGACGTTCGTCCTCCTGCGCCGGTTCGAGGACGTCGTCGCCGCCGCCAACGAGCGCCTCGGCGCCATGTCGGACGGGCGCTACAGCCTCGAGCGCATCGACGAGCGCGAGGGCGGCCAGCGCTCGCGCAAGGCCGGCCTGGGCCTGGCGGTGCGCGACCACGTCACCGAGCGCGCCCGCGACCCGCACACGCTCTCCGGTGGCGAGACCTTCTACGTCTCGCTCTCCCTCGCCCTCGGCCTCGCCGACGTCGTCACCAGCGAGGCGGGCGGCATCGCGCTCGACACGCTCTTCGTCGACGAGGGGTTCGGCTCCCTGGACCCGCAGACCCTCGACGACGTCATGGGCGAGCTCTCCCGGCTCCAGGCCGGCGGGCGGGCCGTCGGCATCGTCAGCCACGTCACCGAGCTCAAGTCACGCATCGCCGAGCGCATCGAGGTCCGACGCCTGCCTGGAGGGGCCTCCACCCTCACCGTGCGCTGCTGA